Proteins from a genomic interval of Thamnophis elegans isolate rThaEle1 chromosome 2, rThaEle1.pri, whole genome shotgun sequence:
- the LOC116502457 gene encoding zinc finger protein 391-like, with the protein MLLQAGQLDDTSENSHGKTIECADSLKTFRLNSTLVVHWRMHTGKKSYNCLDCGKCFITNSHLVIHQRTHTGEKPFECPVCGIGFRHKSSLVNHQTIHTGEKPFECPDCGKCFSRNSKLVAHQRTHTGEKPFECPDCGKRFSQNYRLVEHQRTHTGEKPFKCPDCGKYFTMSSSLLKHQRTHTEEKPFECPVCGIGFSHNSSLVNHQTIHTGEKPFECPDCGKCFSRSSNLATHKRIHIGVKPFQCSDCGKGFPWNSKLVEHQRTHTGEKPFECPDCGKCFSLRFRHKSSLVNHQTIHTGEKPFECSDCGNVSLGILSCLSSSLLKHQRTHTEEKHFECTYCGTRFSQNSHHTTDAIQDEGTFSLLSNLSHQTIRGRGMNEVFSIMENTSQDPKGQLEVPVEMEMLSYLCEYPMTPSAPTQETERRPMSEPPSQRMMYDIITPCSTPREEVSEWQALLAGAKTSYPDQVPQENTQDLDGTPLLLEKSNSVRDDTSIHGNNQRTSLCINQIS; encoded by the exons ATGCTTTTGCAAGCAGGACAACTTGATGATACATCGGAGAATTCACACGGGAAAACAATTGAATGTGCTGATAGTTTGAAAACTTTCCGTCTGAATTCCACCCTAGTGGTACATTGGAGGATGCACACAGGAAAGAAATCATATAACTGTCTTGATTGTGGTAAATGTTTCATTACAAATTCTcatctggtgatacaccagaggactcacacaggagagaaaccctttgaatgtcctgtttgtgggataGGGTTCCGTCATAAATCCAGCTTGGTGAATCATCAGactattcacacaggagagaaaccctttgaatgtcctgattgtgggaaatgtttcagtcggaattctaagctggtggcacaccagaggactcacacaggagagaaaccctttgaatgtcctgattgtgggaaacgatTCAGTCAGAATTACAGGCTGgtggaacaccagaggactcacacaggagaaaaaccctttaaatgtcctgattgtgggaaatattTTACTATGAGTTCCAGCCTtctgaaacaccagaggactcatacagaggagaaaccgtttgaatgtcctgtttgtgggataGGGTTCAGTCATAATTCCAGCTTGGTGAATCATCAGactattcacacaggagagaaaccctttgaatgtcctgattgtgggaaatgtttcagtcggaGTTCCAACCTGGCGACACACAAAAGGATTCACATAGGAGTGAAACCTTTTCAATGttcagattgtgggaaaggttttccTTGGAATTCTAAGCTGgtggaacaccagaggactcacacaggagagaaaccctttgaatgtcctgattgtgggaaatgtttcagtctga GGTTCCGTCATAAATCCAGCTTGGTGAATCATCAGacaattcacacaggagagaaaccctttgaatgttcagaTTGTGGAAATGTTTCACTCGGAATTCTAAGCTG TCTGAGTTCCAGCCTtctgaaacaccagaggactcatacagaGGAGAAACACTTTGAATGCACTTATTGTGGGACACGTTTCAGTCAGAATT cccaccataccacaGATGCTATTCAAGATGAAGGCACATTTAGCCTCCtttcaaatctttcccatcagactATTCG AGGACGAGGCATGAACGAGGTATTTTCCATCATGGAAAATACAAGCCAAGATCCAAAGGGGCAATTAGAGGTcccagtagagatggagatgCTTTCATACCTGTGTGAATATCCCATGACACCTTCAGCACCAACCCAAGAAACTGAGAGACGACCCATGTCAGAGCCACCATCTCAAAGAATGATGTACGACATAATAACTCCTTGCTCTACACCCAGAGAAGAGGTATCGGAATGGCAAGCTCTgttagctggtgctaaaacctcttaCCCTGATCAAGTTCCTCAGGAGAATACACAGGACTTAGATGGGACACCCCTGCTTTTAGAGAAGTCCAATTCTGTGCGTGATGACACTTCAATCCATGGCAACAACCAGAGAACCTCTCTTTGTATAAATCAAATTTCCTGA